A region from the Brassica napus cultivar Da-Ae chromosome C8, Da-Ae, whole genome shotgun sequence genome encodes:
- the LOC106414212 gene encoding elicitor peptide 6, which yields MEVNGEEKRSYRREDEEKEVYYPLLNSPCSAFHKTVQAILKCLGLESSSIPPSSSSSEDPGTETVQETGFMAMVARLTRRRPRPPYSSGQPGQIN from the exons ATGGAAGTTAatggagaagaaaagagaagctatagaagagaagatgaagaaaaggAAGTTTACTACCCTCTTCTCAACTCTCCATGTTCTGCCTTTCACAAAACTGTTCAAGCCATATTGAAGTGCCTTGGTCTTGAATCATCATCCATACcaccatcttcatcatcatcagaagacCCTGGAACTGAAACT GTTCAAGAAACGGGATTTATGGCGATGGTTGCAAGATTGACAAGAAGGAGACCAAGACCGCCTTACAGCTCAGGACAACCTGGTCAGATCAACTGA